The following are encoded together in the Brassica napus cultivar Da-Ae chromosome A9, Da-Ae, whole genome shotgun sequence genome:
- the LOC106367941 gene encoding cell division protein FtsZ homolog 2-2, chloroplastic: protein MTTCVSPCLTSPDSRVLTLLRKSVTPEGSRVSCFRMVQGKRNRLVSAQRSEPWSTSSSHTPNHLQSQDPFLNLHPEISMLNPRKDSSSAEDLGDSSPPSNYNEARIKVIGVGGGGSNAVNRMIQSEMIGVEFWIVNTDIQAMRMSPVFPDKRLQIGKELTRGLGAGGNPEIGMNAARESKEAIEEALYGSDMVFVTAGMGGGTGTGGAPIIAGVAKAMGILTVGIVTTPFSFEGRRRTVQAQEGIAALRDNVDTLIVIPNDKLLTAVSMSTPVTEAFNLADDILRQGVRGISDIITIPGLVNVDFADVRAIMANAGSSLMGIGTATGKTRARDAALNAIQSPLLDIGIERATGIVWNITGGTDLTLFEVNAAAEVIYDLVDPTANLIFGAVVDPSFSGQVSITLIATGFKRQEEGEGRPLQATQADASMGVTTRRPSSSFSEGSSIEIPEFLKKKGRSRYPRL, encoded by the exons ATGACAACTTGTGTTTCTCCCTGTTTGACTTCTCCCGACTCACGAGTGCTCACTCTTCTTAGAAAGAGTGTAACGCCAGAAGGCAGCAGGGTAAGCTGCTTTAGAATGGTCCAAGGCAAAAGAAACCGTCTTGTTTCAGCTCAGAGATCCGAGCCTTGGTCCACTTCCAGCTCTCACACTCCCAACCACTTACAAAGCCAAGACCCTTTCCTAAACCTCCACCCTGAGATCTCCATGCTCAATCCAAGAAAAGATTCTTCCAGTGCCGAGGATCTTGGCGACTCGTCTCCTCCTAGTAACTACAACGAGGCGAGGATCAAAGTTATCGGCGTTGGAGGTGGTGGCTCAAACGCTGTGAACCGCATGATTCAGAGCGAGATGATTGGCGTGGAGTTTTGGATTGTGAATACCGATATTCAAGCGATGAGGATGTCTCCTGTTTTTCCAGACAAGAGGTTGCAGATTGGTAAGGAGCTGACTAGAGGTTTAGGCGCTGGAGGTAATCCGGAGATTGGAATGAACGCTGCTAGAGAAAGCAAAGAAGCTATCGAAGAAGCACTTTATGGTTCTGACATGGTTTTTGTCACA GCTGGAATGGGAGGTGGAACTGGAACGGGCGGGGCTCCGATAATAGCGGGTGTGGCGAAGGCAATGGGTATATTAACGGTTGGTATTGTGACAACGCCTTTCTCATTCGAGGGAAGGAGAAGAACGGTTCAGGCTCAGGAAGGGATTGCGGCACTGAGGGATAATGTTGATACTCTCATTGTTATTCCGAATGATAAGTTGCTCACGGCGGTCTCTATGTCTACTCCTGTTACAGAAGCGTTTAATCTGGCTGATGATATACTTCGTCAAGGAGTTCGTGGAATCTCTGATATCATTACG ATTCCTGGATTGGTTAACGTGGATTTTGCGGATGTGAGGGCTATAATGGCAAATGCAGGTTCTTCATTGATGGGCATAGGAACTGCAACAG GAAAGACACGAGCAAGAGATGCTGCATTAAACGCAATCCAGTCACCGTTGTTAGATATTGGGATTGAGAGAGCCACTGGTATTGTTTGGAACATAACTGGTGGAACTGACTTAACATTGTTCGAG GTAAATGCAGCTGCAGAAGTGATCTATGACCTTGTTGATCCAACAGCAAATCTTATATTTGGCGCTGTGGTCGATCCATCCTTTAGTGGTCAA GTAAGTATTACCCTAATAGCAACCGGCTTCAAACgccaagaagaaggagaagggagGCCTCTTCAG GCAACACAAGCGGATGCATCAATGGGAGTAACAACAAGAcgtccttcttcatctttcagTGAAGGCAGTTCCATAGAGATCCCAGAGTTCTTGAAGAAGAAAGGCCGCTCTCGCTATCCTCGCCTCTAA
- the LOC106364908 gene encoding protein LITTLE ZIPPER 3 isoform X1, producing the protein MCYKERNKAMERLNSKLYVENCYIMKENERLRKKAELLNQENQQLLFQLKQRLSETKNPNGSNNDNDICSSSSASGKS; encoded by the coding sequence aaagaaagaaataaagcaATGGAGAGGCTGAACTCGAAGCTGTATGTGGAGAACTGTTACATAATGAAAGAAAACGAGAGGCTAAGGAAGAAAGCTGAGCTTCTGAATCAAGAGAATCAACAACTTTTGTTTCAGCTCAAACAGAGACTCTCCGAAACTAAGAACCCTAATGGTTCAAACAATGACAACGACATCTGTTCATCAAGCTCTGCTTCGGGAAAATCCTGA
- the LOC106364908 gene encoding protein LITTLE ZIPPER 3 isoform X2 produces the protein MERLNSKLYVENCYIMKENERLRKKAELLNQENQQLLFQLKQRLSETKNPNGSNNDNDICSSSSASGKS, from the coding sequence ATGGAGAGGCTGAACTCGAAGCTGTATGTGGAGAACTGTTACATAATGAAAGAAAACGAGAGGCTAAGGAAGAAAGCTGAGCTTCTGAATCAAGAGAATCAACAACTTTTGTTTCAGCTCAAACAGAGACTCTCCGAAACTAAGAACCCTAATGGTTCAAACAATGACAACGACATCTGTTCATCAAGCTCTGCTTCGGGAAAATCCTGA